The following proteins are co-located in the Spinactinospora alkalitolerans genome:
- a CDS encoding alpha/beta hydrolase, producing the protein MAAYREHSGAARRRMVWRRFRYASSPRSTVDFFPAGAGSPLLVYVHGGYWQELSAPDSCFPAPGLVGQGVSFAALGYELAPGRTLSGIVDMVGEGLRWLWSNAGALEVDPQRIIAAGSSAGAHLVAMNLLRGRADAIIATAVLLSGVYDLEPVRLSYVNEALGLTRAAAVRNSPLLRLADPLPPLVLAIGENETSEFTRQHREFSRATRPLCTRHMEFTVPGRNHFDLVFDLSDPDSALGGAVAAAAANRRRTPAP; encoded by the coding sequence ATGGCCGCCTACCGTGAACACAGCGGTGCCGCCCGCCGCCGCATGGTGTGGCGCCGCTTCCGGTACGCTTCCTCCCCGCGTTCCACGGTCGACTTCTTCCCGGCCGGCGCCGGTTCGCCGCTGCTCGTCTACGTCCACGGGGGATACTGGCAGGAGCTGAGTGCGCCCGACTCCTGCTTCCCCGCTCCAGGATTGGTCGGCCAGGGGGTGTCCTTCGCGGCTCTAGGGTACGAACTGGCCCCTGGACGGACACTGTCTGGAATCGTCGACATGGTCGGCGAAGGACTGCGCTGGCTGTGGAGCAACGCCGGCGCCCTGGAAGTGGACCCGCAGCGCATCATCGCGGCGGGAAGCTCAGCCGGAGCGCACCTTGTGGCCATGAACCTCCTGCGCGGAAGGGCGGACGCGATCATCGCGACGGCCGTTCTCCTCAGCGGCGTCTACGATCTCGAGCCCGTCAGGTTGAGCTACGTCAATGAGGCGCTTGGGCTTACCAGGGCGGCGGCCGTACGTAACAGTCCACTGTTGCGACTTGCCGATCCGCTGCCTCCCCTGGTCCTGGCGATCGGGGAGAACGAGACGAGTGAGTTCACCCGGCAGCATCGCGAGTTCTCCCGTGCGACCAGACCGCTGTGCACGCGTCACATGGAGTTCACTGTTCCCGGCCGTAACCACTTCGATCTCGTCTTCGACCTGTCCGATCCGGATTCAGCACTGGGAGGAGCCGTCGCGGCGGCCGCCGCGAACAGGAGGCGGACGCCCGCGCCTTGA
- a CDS encoding alpha/beta hydrolase, whose product MSERFDIVGIDARGTGGGGPLTTCMTYEEIRSIEPPLAAYPTTAQRSDRMEEAQKLTAACDERSEELLPHLGSQDSALDLELLRAAVGDEKLNYLGLSYGSLVGQYYAATFPERVRAMVLDSPVPAHRDARVPLRSDREQMAATEKALDEFFDWCVATPEMCGFGDGDPEGAFDGLVERLERNREAAPGDHTLFTGGDLLVQTAGTLIAPASWEQFAARLQRLEEVERPTKQLPSGWDHTTAAVLGNRCLDRAVPSLPRVHDAHFRAAAAVSPHFGRVYGYGQLKCAVWPAEPAHPHTDGYRYRGGQPMLVIGRTTDPLVPFSWTREVAVTNRASLLTVEGPGHIAFRSGSECVDSAVADYVIHLREPERGATCSTPPPSA is encoded by the coding sequence TTGAGTGAGCGTTTCGACATCGTCGGGATCGACGCCCGGGGGACCGGCGGCGGTGGCCCGCTCACGACGTGCATGACTTACGAGGAGATCCGCTCGATCGAGCCGCCGTTGGCCGCCTATCCGACGACCGCGCAACGTTCCGATCGGATGGAAGAGGCGCAGAAGCTGACGGCAGCCTGCGACGAGCGCAGTGAGGAGCTGCTTCCCCACCTCGGCTCCCAGGACTCCGCACTCGACCTCGAACTGCTGCGGGCGGCGGTCGGCGACGAGAAGCTCAACTATCTCGGCCTCTCGTACGGCTCCCTGGTCGGCCAGTACTACGCTGCGACGTTCCCCGAACGGGTCCGCGCGATGGTGCTGGATTCCCCCGTCCCGGCGCACCGCGATGCGCGCGTCCCACTACGTTCCGATCGGGAGCAGATGGCGGCGACCGAGAAGGCGCTGGACGAATTCTTCGACTGGTGCGTGGCAACCCCCGAAATGTGCGGTTTCGGTGACGGTGATCCTGAAGGCGCCTTCGACGGGCTGGTGGAGCGCCTTGAACGCAACCGTGAGGCTGCTCCTGGCGACCACACGCTGTTCACTGGAGGCGATCTGCTGGTGCAGACGGCGGGCACCCTCATAGCGCCGGCGTCCTGGGAGCAGTTCGCCGCGAGGCTCCAGCGCCTGGAGGAGGTGGAGCGGCCGACCAAGCAGTTGCCGAGCGGATGGGATCACACGACGGCGGCGGTCCTGGGCAACCGTTGCCTCGACCGTGCCGTCCCCTCGCTCCCGCGTGTACACGACGCCCATTTCAGGGCGGCTGCTGCTGTGTCACCGCATTTCGGCAGGGTTTACGGGTACGGCCAGCTCAAATGCGCCGTCTGGCCCGCCGAGCCCGCGCATCCCCACACCGACGGCTACAGGTACCGGGGAGGACAGCCGATGCTCGTCATCGGCCGGACCACGGACCCGCTCGTCCCGTTCTCCTGGACGCGTGAGGTCGCCGTCACCAATCGCGCGTCGCTGCTCACGGTGGAGGGCCCTGGACACATCGCGTTCCGGAGCGGTTCGGAATGCGTGGACAGTGCGGTAGCCGACTACGTCATCCACTTGAGGGAGCCCGAGCGCGGTGCCACCTGCTCCACTCCCCCTCCGAGCGCGTGA
- a CDS encoding winged helix DNA-binding domain-containing protein, which translates to MLNSDRENIVAYRLSGHHLSEQVGSEDWLKAAECAPQNTPPGGALLGLRVRVAELRFSDVRAARDETRELVEVWSLRQSPCMMRVDEMPVFTTGVCPDDEESWRAVMQGFLPIMDGMGRSATEIVDLVDEALMDALDGGVKLSKRGMGEELGKRLPKEFAGWCEPTTFSNFTAILVRALSLRGGFVITPRSGNEAHFMRTDHWLGAEPPSMDRSEARASVVERYLRMYGPSTPDDFAAWAGISEAAAGRIWSEVESDLVEVDAGKRPAYVLKPHVKTLESPPRPAPYRLVPAYDPYLQQRERAIVAPDGALRKQIWKHTGNPGVVLRDGEVVALWRHRKKGRKLAVNVAPVSRLTAEDRAAIEEEAAPLAEFRELTETTVSFDF; encoded by the coding sequence ATGCTTAATTCCGACCGCGAGAACATAGTTGCTTACCGCCTTTCCGGGCATCACTTGAGTGAGCAGGTGGGAAGCGAGGACTGGCTGAAAGCCGCCGAATGCGCACCGCAGAACACCCCGCCGGGCGGAGCGTTGCTGGGGCTGCGCGTACGCGTCGCCGAGTTGCGGTTCAGCGACGTTCGGGCCGCGCGGGACGAGACCCGCGAACTGGTCGAGGTCTGGAGCCTGCGGCAGTCCCCCTGCATGATGCGGGTCGACGAGATGCCTGTTTTCACCACGGGTGTCTGTCCTGATGACGAGGAATCATGGCGGGCGGTGATGCAGGGCTTCCTGCCCATCATGGATGGAATGGGACGCTCCGCGACGGAGATCGTCGACTTGGTCGACGAGGCCCTGATGGACGCTCTGGACGGAGGCGTCAAGCTGAGCAAGCGGGGCATGGGCGAGGAGCTGGGCAAGCGCCTGCCCAAGGAGTTCGCCGGCTGGTGTGAGCCCACCACCTTCAGTAACTTCACCGCGATCCTGGTGCGGGCGCTGTCGCTGCGCGGCGGGTTCGTCATTACGCCTCGCTCGGGCAATGAGGCGCATTTCATGCGCACCGACCATTGGCTCGGTGCGGAGCCGCCGTCCATGGACAGGAGTGAGGCGCGCGCCTCCGTGGTCGAGCGGTACCTGCGTATGTACGGCCCCTCCACGCCGGACGATTTCGCGGCATGGGCAGGCATATCGGAGGCGGCGGCCGGACGCATTTGGAGCGAGGTCGAGAGCGACCTGGTCGAGGTGGACGCCGGCAAGCGGCCGGCGTACGTGCTCAAGCCACACGTGAAGACACTCGAATCGCCGCCCCGCCCCGCGCCCTACCGCCTGGTCCCCGCTTACGACCCCTACCTCCAGCAGCGGGAGCGCGCCATCGTGGCTCCCGATGGCGCGCTGCGCAAGCAGATCTGGAAACACACCGGTAACCCCGGCGTGGTGCTGCGCGATGGTGAGGTCGTGGCGCTGTGGCGGCACCGGAAGAAAGGCCGGAAGCTCGCGGTCAACGTCGCCCCGGTGTCCCGGCTCACCGCCGAGGACCGCGCGGCCATCGAGGAGGAGGCCGCCCCACTGGCGGAGTTCAGGGAGCTCACCGAGACCACGGTGTCCTTCGACTTCTGA
- a CDS encoding amino acid adenylation domain-containing protein: MTAATEDGTDAPRRPLLTDAIMAAAEHSPERTAVVGGGETWSFRRLVGESHQFARAIAEVSGAADWIGVCGPRTPRTVAAALGCMLAGRVYLPLDPNHPEQRLSLIVDDADAALILFDGAVPDHIADHPRSLTLNALTDASEGGGTCRRAESNDVAYVIYTSGSTGKPKGVLAQHGALAALADAIGDHRPGLDAHDVVLAVASFAFDMSITDVFVPLARGATVVLAPDARDTAGLLDLIDAHGVTTVLATPSLWRTLVSGGLGDDGRRRVRAIGGGERLTGSLAGELLGRTERLYNGYGPTETTVYVTFGEVRDADDITLGRRTPSSLLYVLDGRLGAVPPGGRGELYIGGDTVSLGYHRRPGLTAEKFLPDPYSGRPGARLYRTGDIVRLRGDGELEFIGRSDSQVKIRGHRVEPGEVEAVLAQHPDVREAVVLAVDAPAGETALAAYWVGGETAADGEPASWNRPPRVPDPAPTYSRPASQHCTPEPPAPRQRTGTRSSCSTGSSNS; this comes from the coding sequence ATGACCGCAGCGACCGAGGACGGCACCGACGCACCGCGGCGGCCGCTTTTGACCGACGCCATCATGGCCGCCGCGGAGCACTCACCGGAACGAACGGCGGTCGTCGGGGGAGGGGAGACGTGGAGTTTCCGGCGGCTCGTCGGTGAATCGCACCAGTTCGCCCGGGCCATCGCCGAAGTCAGCGGCGCGGCCGACTGGATAGGCGTGTGCGGTCCTCGCACACCACGCACGGTCGCCGCCGCTCTGGGGTGCATGCTCGCCGGGCGCGTCTACCTGCCGCTCGACCCGAACCACCCCGAACAGCGTCTCTCCCTTATCGTCGATGACGCCGACGCGGCCCTCATCCTGTTCGACGGAGCCGTCCCCGATCACATAGCCGACCATCCGCGCTCCCTTACGCTGAACGCGCTGACGGACGCATCCGAGGGCGGGGGAACGTGCCGCCGCGCTGAAAGCAACGACGTCGCCTATGTCATCTACACCTCCGGATCGACCGGGAAGCCCAAGGGGGTGCTCGCCCAGCACGGCGCACTCGCTGCGCTCGCCGACGCCATCGGCGACCACAGGCCGGGACTCGACGCGCATGACGTGGTCCTCGCGGTTGCCTCCTTCGCTTTCGACATGTCCATCACCGACGTGTTCGTCCCGCTCGCACGAGGGGCGACCGTGGTTCTGGCACCTGACGCCCGGGACACCGCCGGACTCCTGGATCTGATCGACGCGCACGGTGTCACCACGGTCCTCGCCACCCCGTCATTGTGGCGGACTCTGGTGAGCGGAGGTCTCGGGGACGACGGGCGACGCAGAGTGCGGGCCATCGGTGGGGGCGAGCGGTTGACCGGCTCGCTCGCCGGTGAGCTGCTCGGTCGGACCGAGCGGCTCTACAACGGCTACGGACCGACCGAGACCACCGTCTACGTGACGTTCGGCGAGGTCCGGGACGCCGACGACATCACGTTGGGACGCCGGACGCCCTCGTCGCTGCTCTACGTCTTGGACGGCCGGCTCGGCGCGGTGCCGCCGGGCGGGCGCGGCGAACTGTACATCGGTGGCGACACGGTCAGTCTCGGCTATCACCGCCGCCCTGGGTTGACCGCCGAGAAGTTCCTCCCCGACCCGTACAGCGGTCGGCCGGGAGCACGGCTGTACCGCACCGGTGACATCGTCCGGTTGCGTGGTGACGGCGAACTCGAATTCATCGGCCGCTCGGACTCTCAGGTGAAAATCCGCGGTCACCGCGTCGAACCCGGCGAGGTGGAGGCGGTGCTGGCCCAGCATCCCGACGTGCGCGAGGCGGTCGTACTGGCGGTCGACGCCCCTGCCGGGGAGACCGCTCTGGCCGCCTACTGGGTCGGGGGCGAAACCGCGGCGGACGGGGAACCAGCCTCGTGGAACAGGCCACCCCGGGTGCCAGACCCGGCCCCTACCTACTCCAGGCCTGCATCGCAGCACTGCACGCCGGAGCCCCCAGCACCGCGTCAACGGACTGGGACGAGATCCTCGTGCTCTACCGGCTCCTCGAACTCGTGA
- a CDS encoding Ldh family oxidoreductase — MNQQSELSTVAASALLRASSEIFCAIGVPEADSRLIAVSLVEADRRGTHSHGVMRLPLYIRAVQTGGIVPDAPMRWTRGHGATAVLDAADGFGQVAMAHAVDKARDLVREHATALVAVRGSSHYGAGAYWASQLAREGLMALLASTTGASVTPFGGAEKLLGTNPLTIAFPTGGDDPVVLDMATSAGAYGRIVEAGKEGHEIPEGWAVDADGVPTTDPTAALAGALLPFGGHKGSGLATLLELLAGPLAGGRMAAETTDMWADPSVPMGTGHLLWVVDPAGVHGNAAAVSRAAAFQQRLRDVTPARAVREVLSPGDVEHRNAARNADRVPLPASVLNDLAAMAEQMGTHDPRSADES, encoded by the coding sequence ATGAACCAGCAGTCCGAGCTCTCGACCGTCGCCGCTTCCGCGCTCCTTCGGGCGAGCAGCGAGATCTTTTGCGCCATTGGCGTCCCCGAGGCCGACAGTCGACTCATCGCGGTCTCGCTCGTCGAGGCCGATCGTCGGGGAACCCACTCCCACGGCGTCATGCGACTGCCGCTCTACATACGAGCCGTGCAGACCGGCGGGATCGTGCCGGACGCCCCCATGCGCTGGACGCGTGGGCACGGCGCGACAGCCGTGCTCGACGCGGCCGACGGCTTCGGGCAAGTGGCGATGGCGCACGCCGTCGACAAGGCCCGCGACCTCGTCCGCGAGCACGCGACGGCGCTCGTCGCCGTCCGGGGCAGCTCGCACTACGGCGCCGGAGCGTACTGGGCGTCGCAGCTGGCCCGCGAGGGCCTCATGGCGCTCCTCGCCTCGACCACCGGCGCATCGGTGACCCCCTTCGGCGGAGCAGAGAAGCTGCTCGGAACGAACCCCCTGACCATCGCCTTCCCGACCGGCGGCGACGACCCCGTGGTCCTCGACATGGCCACCAGCGCCGGCGCCTACGGGCGCATCGTGGAGGCCGGGAAAGAGGGGCACGAGATCCCGGAGGGGTGGGCCGTGGACGCCGACGGCGTGCCGACCACGGACCCGACCGCCGCATTGGCCGGAGCTCTCCTGCCCTTCGGTGGACACAAGGGCTCCGGGCTGGCCACCCTGCTCGAACTGCTCGCGGGACCGCTCGCCGGCGGCAGGATGGCCGCCGAGACCACCGACATGTGGGCGGACCCATCGGTCCCGATGGGCACCGGCCACCTTCTCTGGGTGGTCGACCCCGCCGGAGTGCACGGCAACGCCGCGGCCGTCTCCCGCGCCGCGGCCTTCCAGCAGCGCCTCCGAGATGTGACGCCGGCACGAGCGGTCCGGGAAGTGCTCAGCCCGGGCGACGTCGAGCACCGCAACGCCGCCCGCAACGCCGACCGCGTCCCGCTGCCCGCCTCGGTCCTCAACGACCTCGCCGCGATGGCCGAGCAGATGGGAACCCACGACCCGAGGTCTGCGGACGAGAGCTGA
- a CDS encoding IclR family transcriptional regulator, with the protein MVNRPAAGPRGASPRNSSSSLRRALDLIEVVAEDHGAGGCSLTELAARSGLAKSTVIRLAAPLLDRGYLHVDADTGRYRLGPGAARLGSAYLAGLDLRFTAADMLRRLVAETAETVHLFVPDGIWMVYVDKYEAPRPVQMASRIGSRQPMYSTAGGLAYLSRADEGVVESVLEAGLAVHTPNTPSTPEALRSVLRLARERGYAVDDVYNEPHIRGVAAAVVDAQERPVAAISVAGPDYSLTPDRFHEIGEQVIAAAQEVSARLGA; encoded by the coding sequence ATGGTCAACAGACCCGCGGCGGGACCGCGCGGCGCCTCCCCACGCAACTCGTCGAGCTCGCTGCGACGTGCCCTCGACCTCATCGAGGTCGTAGCCGAGGACCACGGTGCGGGGGGATGCTCCCTCACCGAACTCGCCGCCCGATCCGGCCTGGCCAAGAGCACGGTGATCCGACTCGCCGCGCCCCTGCTGGACCGCGGGTACCTCCACGTCGACGCCGACACCGGGCGCTACCGGCTCGGTCCCGGCGCCGCGCGCCTGGGCAGCGCCTACCTCGCAGGTCTCGACCTGCGTTTCACGGCGGCCGACATGCTGCGCCGGCTCGTCGCGGAGACCGCCGAAACCGTGCACCTCTTCGTGCCCGATGGCATCTGGATGGTCTACGTCGACAAGTACGAGGCTCCGCGCCCCGTCCAGATGGCCTCGCGGATCGGCAGCCGGCAGCCGATGTACAGCACCGCCGGCGGACTCGCCTACCTCTCCCGGGCAGATGAGGGGGTGGTCGAGTCGGTCCTGGAGGCGGGGCTCGCCGTCCACACCCCCAACACACCGTCCACGCCCGAAGCCCTGCGCTCGGTCCTCAGACTGGCGCGCGAACGCGGATACGCCGTCGACGACGTCTACAACGAGCCCCACATCCGCGGCGTCGCCGCGGCCGTCGTCGACGCGCAGGAACGTCCCGTCGCAGCCATCAGCGTCGCAGGTCCCGACTACAGCCTGACGCCCGATCGCTTCCACGAAATCGGTGAACAGGTCATCGCCGCGGCCCAGGAGGTGTCGGCCAGGCTCGGTGCCTGA
- a CDS encoding sugar kinase codes for MNTPSSGGVVTLGETLGLLVPDDVGPLFLARSMRLSMGGAESNVAIGLARLGVPACWIGRLGRDPVGDLIERNLLAEGVRCLVRRDDAPTALMLRERRTGTVAGVSYYRHGSAGSHLSPDDLPDGVIEQAETLHISGITPALGEKPAAAVRQAVRRARSAGVPVCLDFNFRSKLWDAATAAPVFRELAADADMLFAGDDEARIALGVDDPGSVQPQDLARELSALGPGEVVIKRGRHGATARICGETIEVPAVPVHTVDSVGAGDAFVAGYLASKLTGGGVHERLSTAAVTGAFAVTVPGDWEALPRRQELSLLAADQDVQR; via the coding sequence ATGAACACGCCGTCCAGCGGAGGAGTGGTCACGCTCGGGGAGACGCTCGGCCTCCTTGTCCCCGATGACGTCGGTCCGCTCTTCCTCGCCCGCAGCATGCGCCTGAGCATGGGAGGCGCGGAATCCAACGTGGCCATCGGCCTCGCGCGCCTGGGCGTCCCCGCATGCTGGATCGGCCGGCTCGGCCGCGACCCGGTCGGAGACCTGATCGAGCGGAACCTCCTCGCCGAAGGCGTGCGGTGCCTGGTGCGCCGGGACGACGCCCCCACGGCCCTGATGCTGCGAGAGCGGCGGACCGGGACGGTCGCCGGCGTCTCCTACTACCGGCACGGCAGCGCCGGATCCCACCTGTCACCGGATGACCTGCCCGACGGCGTGATCGAGCAGGCGGAGACGCTGCACATCTCGGGCATCACGCCGGCCCTCGGCGAAAAACCGGCGGCCGCCGTCCGGCAGGCCGTGCGCCGAGCCCGCTCGGCCGGCGTCCCGGTGTGCCTCGACTTCAACTTCCGTTCGAAACTGTGGGACGCGGCCACGGCGGCTCCCGTGTTCCGGGAACTCGCCGCCGACGCCGACATGCTCTTCGCCGGTGACGACGAGGCCCGCATCGCCCTGGGCGTCGACGACCCCGGCAGCGTGCAGCCGCAGGACCTCGCCCGTGAGCTCAGCGCTCTGGGCCCCGGCGAGGTCGTCATCAAACGGGGCCGGCACGGAGCGACCGCCCGGATCTGCGGGGAGACGATCGAGGTCCCGGCCGTGCCGGTCCACACCGTCGACAGCGTCGGCGCGGGAGACGCCTTCGTCGCCGGCTACCTGGCCTCGAAACTCACCGGCGGCGGCGTTCACGAGCGCCTGTCGACCGCCGCCGTCACCGGCGCCTTCGCCGTGACCGTTCCGGGCGACTGGGAGGCGCTGCCCCGGCGGCAGGAGCTGTCCCTGCTGGCCGCCGACCAGGACGTCCAACGCTGA
- a CDS encoding Nramp family divalent metal transporter: MTRSPGKDAGVLDPSLAFPAKHIPRPQVRDLPAPPSKQWRYIGPGIVAAGVGMASGEFILFPYIASQAGLTFVWAALLGLLTQYFLNMEIERYTLATGETAITGFSRLWKHWGLVFAILAYFANIWPAWATSSATLVTYLFGGDVAVISAVILVLVGLILTLAPIVYNALERAQMLKVAALLLLIAVAAVFALGASAWRDAPTIVTEPGFPAELGFAVLLGALAFAGAGGGQNLVQSNWIRDKGFGMGRYIPKIVSPLTRETEARGQAGFIFRPTEQNLAHWRGWWRFANKEQLLTFVVISFLSITFMSLLAYATVFGEPGLSNDISFLRIEGERLMDMVGAWFGYFFWVVGAVSMFTAALGIVDYTSRLAADVLKTSYFPKASESRVYAGLVWGLVVIGLIVILAGLTQPLTLAIISACTGGTMMFIYSGLLIATNRRMLPKPIRITGVRLGALIWSLLLFGVLAALTFQQQIGNLIG; encoded by the coding sequence ATGACCAGAAGTCCCGGCAAGGACGCGGGCGTCCTCGACCCCTCCCTGGCGTTTCCCGCGAAGCACATCCCCCGGCCGCAGGTACGCGACCTGCCCGCACCGCCGTCGAAGCAGTGGCGCTACATCGGGCCGGGAATCGTCGCCGCGGGCGTCGGGATGGCCAGCGGAGAGTTCATCCTCTTCCCCTACATCGCCTCGCAGGCCGGCTTGACCTTCGTCTGGGCGGCGCTGCTCGGGCTGCTCACCCAGTACTTCCTGAACATGGAGATCGAGCGCTACACGCTCGCCACCGGAGAGACCGCGATCACCGGCTTCAGCCGGCTGTGGAAGCACTGGGGCCTGGTGTTCGCGATCCTCGCCTACTTCGCCAACATCTGGCCCGCCTGGGCGACGAGCTCGGCGACGCTGGTGACCTACCTCTTCGGCGGGGACGTGGCCGTCATATCCGCCGTGATCCTCGTCCTGGTGGGCCTCATCCTGACGCTGGCGCCCATCGTCTACAACGCACTCGAACGCGCCCAGATGCTCAAGGTCGCCGCGCTCCTGCTCCTCATCGCGGTCGCCGCGGTCTTCGCGCTGGGCGCCTCCGCCTGGAGAGACGCACCCACGATCGTCACCGAGCCGGGGTTCCCCGCCGAACTCGGCTTCGCCGTCCTGCTGGGGGCCCTCGCCTTCGCCGGAGCCGGTGGCGGGCAGAACCTCGTCCAGAGCAACTGGATCCGGGACAAGGGTTTTGGCATGGGGCGCTACATCCCCAAGATCGTCTCGCCGCTGACCAGGGAAACCGAGGCCCGAGGGCAGGCGGGGTTCATCTTCCGACCGACCGAGCAGAACCTGGCCCACTGGCGGGGCTGGTGGCGCTTCGCCAACAAGGAACAGCTCCTGACCTTCGTGGTGATCTCGTTCCTGTCGATCACGTTCATGTCGCTCCTGGCGTACGCGACCGTCTTCGGCGAACCGGGGCTCAGCAACGACATCTCGTTCCTGCGGATCGAGGGCGAGCGGCTCATGGACATGGTCGGCGCCTGGTTCGGCTACTTCTTCTGGGTGGTCGGCGCCGTGTCGATGTTCACCGCCGCATTGGGCATCGTCGACTACACCAGTAGGCTGGCGGCCGACGTGCTCAAAACCAGCTACTTCCCGAAGGCTTCGGAGAGCAGGGTCTACGCGGGCCTCGTGTGGGGGCTCGTCGTCATCGGTCTCATCGTCATCCTCGCGGGCCTGACGCAGCCGCTCACGCTGGCCATCATCTCGGCCTGCACCGGCGGGACGATGATGTTCATCTACTCCGGCCTGCTCATCGCGACCAACCGCAGGATGCTGCCGAAGCCGATCCGCATCACGGGCGTGCGGCTGGGCGCTCTGATCTGGTCGCTCCTTCTCTTCGGCGTCCTCGCCGCGCTCACCTTCCAGCAGCAGATCGGCAACCTCATCGGCTGA
- a CDS encoding bifunctional 4-hydroxy-2-oxoglutarate aldolase/2-dehydro-3-deoxy-phosphogluconate aldolase, whose amino-acid sequence MAHIRQTTGPSAFFDQMFARTSVMAILRGMDTDRTVRLCERAWDVGIDVVEVPVQTPDALPSLRAAVAAGRERGRPVGAGTVASVDQVRDVSEAGAAFTVAPGLDEDVAQASVAAGLPHLPGVATSSEITRALKSGNPWLKAFPAACLTPAWITAQLAPFPGARFVATGGVDAQNAGAFLDAGCKVVAVGSALADPDQLDLLADLVRTR is encoded by the coding sequence ATGGCACACATCCGGCAGACCACCGGACCGTCCGCCTTCTTCGATCAGATGTTCGCGCGGACCTCCGTGATGGCCATCCTTCGCGGCATGGACACCGATCGCACGGTGCGGCTCTGCGAGCGAGCCTGGGACGTCGGAATCGACGTCGTCGAGGTACCCGTCCAGACCCCCGACGCCCTTCCCTCGCTGCGCGCCGCCGTCGCCGCCGGCCGCGAACGCGGACGGCCCGTCGGCGCCGGCACGGTCGCGTCCGTCGACCAGGTGCGCGACGTCTCCGAGGCCGGCGCCGCATTCACCGTGGCTCCAGGGCTCGACGAGGACGTCGCACAGGCGTCGGTCGCCGCCGGACTGCCCCACCTGCCGGGCGTGGCCACTTCCTCGGAGATCACGCGAGCCCTGAAGTCGGGCAACCCATGGCTCAAGGCCTTCCCCGCGGCCTGCCTGACGCCCGCATGGATCACGGCCCAGCTGGCCCCCTTCCCCGGTGCGCGCTTCGTGGCCACCGGGGGCGTGGACGCGCAGAACGCCGGGGCCTTCCTCGACGCCGGCTGCAAGGTCGTCGCCGTCGGCTCCGCACTCGCCGATCCCGACCAACTCGACCTCCTGGCCGATCTGGTCCGAACCCGGTGA
- a CDS encoding NAD(P)-dependent oxidoreductase — MPEAAALVSSGRWNEWTALEPIRPLSECTLGLVGLGRIGRELLRQIGGLFGRTLAHDPYAVDLLPAGTTHTDLDDLIARSDVLSLHCPLTPDTRHIIGRDRLALMPPGSLLVNVARGGLVDTAALLDALDKRRPSAAALDVLETEPPRHGAPVIDHPRILHTPHVAWYSTEAAGRLRTSLAHRCASHLIGRPGATVVNPQAEGV, encoded by the coding sequence CTGCCGGAAGCGGCCGCCCTTGTGTCGAGTGGCCGCTGGAACGAGTGGACCGCGCTGGAACCGATCCGCCCCCTGTCCGAGTGCACCCTGGGACTCGTCGGTCTCGGACGCATCGGCCGAGAACTCCTGCGCCAGATCGGTGGGCTCTTCGGCCGCACCCTCGCCCACGATCCCTATGCCGTCGACCTGCTGCCCGCAGGAACCACCCACACCGATCTCGATGACCTGATCGCCCGTTCCGACGTGCTCTCGCTGCACTGCCCGCTCACCCCGGACACCCGCCACATCATCGGCCGAGACCGGCTCGCCCTCATGCCGCCCGGTTCGCTGCTCGTCAACGTCGCCCGTGGAGGGCTCGTGGACACAGCCGCGCTACTCGACGCGCTGGACAAGAGGCGGCCCTCCGCAGCAGCCCTTGACGTGCTCGAAACCGAGCCACCGCGGCACGGCGCCCCCGTCATCGACCACCCGCGGATCCTGCACACCCCCCACGTCGCCTGGTACTCCACGGAAGCGGCCGGGCGGCTGCGCACCTCGCTCGCCCATCGATGCGCCTCCCACCTGATCGGCCGCCCCGGAGCGACGGTCGTCAACCCGCAGGCCGAAGGGGTGTGA